One Sodalinema gerasimenkoae IPPAS B-353 DNA segment encodes these proteins:
- a CDS encoding DUF4214 domain-containing protein, translating into MDSSRKDGRYRASMVLAIATLMILAAIAPRANGQESCRRTDDYTLCFDRDWLRYYTQPQSDLDWQTYLRSRVPPDASDYYPEINRIYRDLLQRTATERELEHWSHAILAGLSMTEFRRTLVQGEEVMARINGIYQTILGRDVDESGLETWRQKLMDGGTLENVYEEVSNSEEALQLRDTSP; encoded by the coding sequence ATGGATTCTTCTCGAAAGGACGGTCGATATCGGGCTTCAATGGTATTGGCGATCGCGACCTTAATGATTTTAGCGGCGATCGCCCCCCGAGCAAATGGTCAGGAGTCATGCCGACGCACGGATGACTACACCCTCTGTTTTGACCGGGATTGGCTACGGTATTATACCCAGCCTCAGTCTGATCTCGATTGGCAAACCTATCTGCGCAGTCGTGTTCCCCCGGATGCGTCGGACTACTACCCGGAGATTAACCGCATTTACCGGGATCTGCTGCAACGCACGGCCACGGAACGGGAGCTAGAACATTGGTCTCATGCGATTTTGGCGGGACTGTCCATGACGGAGTTTCGGCGCACTTTGGTCCAAGGGGAGGAGGTGATGGCTCGGATCAACGGAATTTATCAGACTATTCTGGGACGAGATGTGGATGAGAGTGGCTTAGAGACTTGGAGGCAGAAGCTCATGGATGGGGGAACCTTGGAGAATGTCTATGAGGAGGTCTCGAACAGTGAGGAAGCTCTACAATTACGAGATACCTCCCCTTAA
- a CDS encoding carbon-nitrogen hydrolase family protein, producing MKSYLAAAIQMTSVPDLHQNLAQAEELIDLAVRRGAELIGLPENFSFLGEEEEKIAQAPQIAQESELFLKTMAQRYQVTLLGGGFPIPVSETQAYNTALLIDPSGTELARYHKVHLFDVNLPDGNTYQESSTVRAGSDLPPVYPSPDLGQLGLSVCYDVRFPELYRHLSRQGADVLFIPAAFTAYTGKDHWQVLLQARAIENTAYVIAPAQTGRHYGIRQSHGHAVIIDPWGTVIADAGTKVGIAIAEINPQRLEQVRGQMPSLQHRVFA from the coding sequence ATGAAGTCCTACCTTGCTGCGGCAATTCAAATGACGAGCGTGCCAGATCTCCACCAAAATTTGGCACAAGCGGAAGAGTTAATCGACCTTGCCGTGCGCCGAGGAGCCGAACTCATAGGATTGCCGGAAAACTTCTCCTTCCTCGGAGAAGAAGAAGAAAAAATTGCCCAAGCGCCCCAAATCGCTCAGGAGAGTGAACTGTTCCTCAAAACCATGGCGCAACGGTATCAAGTCACCCTTCTTGGAGGCGGCTTTCCCATCCCCGTCAGTGAGACGCAGGCCTACAATACCGCCCTACTCATCGATCCCAGCGGCACGGAACTAGCCCGCTACCACAAGGTCCACTTGTTCGATGTTAACCTGCCCGACGGCAACACGTACCAAGAATCCAGTACCGTTCGCGCTGGCAGTGACCTTCCCCCCGTCTATCCCTCTCCTGATTTAGGCCAACTGGGGCTATCCGTCTGTTATGACGTGCGTTTCCCGGAACTGTACCGTCATCTCTCGCGCCAGGGAGCAGATGTCTTATTTATCCCTGCCGCCTTCACCGCCTACACCGGCAAAGACCATTGGCAAGTCCTGCTTCAGGCCCGGGCGATCGAGAACACCGCCTACGTCATCGCCCCCGCCCAAACCGGTCGCCACTATGGCATTCGTCAATCTCACGGCCATGCTGTCATCATTGACCCCTGGGGAACTGTCATCGCCGATGCTGGCACAAAAGTTGGGATTGCGATCGCCGAAATTAATCCCCAACGACTAGAGCAAGTTCGCGGCCAAATGCCCTCCCTCCAACATCGCGTCTTCGCCTAG
- a CDS encoding potassium channel family protein: MVTEGEVHRALEAQRKTKGIEQLDHHSIVCGFGRMGQILAKRLYQARKPFVIIDRNPDLLETAESLGYLVQVGDAAEEEVLLSVGIKRALFLAAVLPEDAVNVFVTLTARGLKPDITILARGEKPTTENKLRLAGANRVVLPAEIGALQMSNYITQPTAFEFFEQEEGGHTLNEMLAQIHLQLIEVDVRATSRLNGRSIGEVEVWGKGLFLIVALRRANGKTLSHPAASEVLHRGDTMMVIGHMDDILKFNYR, encoded by the coding sequence ATGGTTACAGAAGGCGAAGTTCACCGGGCCCTGGAGGCTCAACGAAAGACGAAGGGCATTGAGCAATTAGACCATCACTCCATTGTTTGTGGCTTTGGCCGGATGGGACAAATTCTGGCGAAACGCCTCTATCAAGCCCGTAAACCCTTTGTGATTATTGACCGTAATCCAGATTTACTCGAAACGGCGGAATCTTTGGGTTACCTCGTGCAAGTGGGAGATGCAGCGGAGGAGGAGGTGTTACTCTCAGTCGGGATTAAACGGGCCCTGTTTCTAGCCGCCGTACTCCCTGAAGATGCGGTGAATGTGTTTGTTACTCTCACAGCACGGGGACTCAAGCCGGATATTACCATTCTTGCCCGGGGTGAAAAACCCACCACAGAGAATAAACTGCGTTTAGCGGGGGCCAATCGGGTGGTTCTCCCGGCGGAAATTGGTGCCCTCCAGATGAGTAACTACATTACTCAACCGACGGCCTTTGAGTTTTTCGAGCAGGAGGAGGGGGGCCATACCCTCAATGAGATGCTGGCCCAGATTCACCTGCAACTAATAGAAGTCGATGTTCGTGCGACGTCCCGCCTCAACGGTCGCTCCATTGGCGAGGTGGAGGTTTGGGGTAAAGGCTTATTTCTGATTGTCGCGTTGCGTCGGGCTAATGGCAAAACCCTCTCCCACCCCGCCGCCTCAGAGGTGCTGCATCGAGGGGACACGATGATGGTGATTGGTCACATGGACGATATCCTAAAATTCAACTACCGCTAG